Sequence from the Drosophila subpulchrella strain 33 F10 #4 breed RU33 chromosome 3R, RU_Dsub_v1.1 Primary Assembly, whole genome shotgun sequence genome:
CTGAGTTGAATGTATTGGCCTGGATCGGAAGGGGGGTGGACCGTGCTATTTCTGAACAGCACTCATATTATATCTTATCTTACGGACGGGGTCTGCAACAGCAAGTCATGAGGGTGAGAGCTGGAGtgacaaaaacaaatattgcAAGATCCAATAACAATCCTAAATGTTGGTTCTAGTTTGTAATTCATTTgctatatataaaatatatcatCATTTAGCATTATACGACTTGTTGTAATATAAAGAAATTACGCTTTTCTTTTTGATGGTTCTATTTAAACATTACAAAGATAAATAAATGATTAAAATACAACATTTACATTTTCTAGCCCGCTTTAAAATACAGAGTGCcataacattttaaattaacataattttaattgtttatgTACGCCGAATCGGTAACTTGGGAACAAATCGTTTTAAGGATTGTGTGGAATTCCGAACAAGGGAGATCTCTTAATAAAATTCAACTATAAATGTaaggaaatattaaaaaaatgttttctgttcaattaaattttttgaatattttttagcaAATCTATGTGGATAAATAGTATTGTCAAAAcacaaaactaaaaataagCTTTATTAACTCGTTGTTAAGaattctttattttaaattcaagccaaaaacaaacataaaagttacatttattttttagcaGATCAAAATCCGAAGTagattacaaaatgtattgaatatttttcaaaatatattttattttaaaattttcgtGTCACGACTTGCATGGCAAATTTTATAATCGATAACTTTATCTTGCTCATCACTAACGGTACTGGGTGCTCACAACATTTGagtaaaatttgtttaaaactacaaaaaatGCCCGAAAGCGACGTGACTAAAATGAAGGTAAGGCCAGGGGACCAAAAATGAGAGGAACTGCAATTGAGAGCGTGTTTTCCAGGTGGCAGATTTGAAGCGGGAGCTCAAACTACGTGGGCTCACTGTGAACGGAAACAAGACGGAACTGCAGGACCGCCTGCAGACAGCTCTGTTGGAGGGTGACATTTCTCTGGAGGATTCGGCCATAGCAGATGCCATCGACGACGACGATGTGTCCCTCACGGACGAGGATGAGCACAAGCTGCTGGGCGACGAGAACGACGATGAGCTACTCAAGAGTCCGGTTAGCACACCCACGACGGTGGCCATTCCGGAACTGCTGGCGGAGGATAAGACGGCAACGGATGCAGCTCCGGCTGGGCCAGCCAAGAAAATAGTGCTTAAGCGAAACAATTCCCAGCAATCCACGGGTACGGCGGCCAGCACGGGGACAACGCCGTCCAAGGAGAACGAGGCACCCGCCACAACTGCTGGCGATTCCACCGAGGAGACGCCAACCAAGAAGCACAAGCCCATTGTGGTGGGGCCGAAAACGGAAGGAGAGAAGCCATCCGGCGACAAGAAGCTCACCCAGTTGACCGCCCAAGAGCGGTTGGAACTGCGGGCCAAGAAGTTCGGCATCACACCAGTCGCATCCCCAGCTGTTTCCACCGCAGCATCCACAGTTGCCGCAGCCATCAACAAATCCTCGAGCGCCTCCATTACGGCCAACAAGGGCAACAAGGAGACGGAGGAGCAGCAAAAGGAGGCACTCAAAAGGCGGGCCGAACGTTTCGGATGCGTGGTGCCCGATAAAGCACCTAAAGCCGCAACCGATGACCGACTGCAGAAGCGGAAGGAGCGGTttggagcaggagcagcagcagcagtagcagcagcCTCTGAAGCCACCTCGACGGCCACAACAACGGGATCAAAGGATGCCTGGTCGGAGAAGGCGCGCGCTCGCTTGGAAAGATTTAAAATAGCACCGGCCGCAGAAGCCACCAAATAAGGCCACAAAAACAAATCACTTAGGCAGGCAATTATGCATTCATATATATTGAACCCCAAAGCCACCAATGCTTGTAGTAATTAAGActaaaatttcaataaaagtACATCTCAGCGTGACAGTGGACACTTTCAGGggtttacatatttttattggttttaattcaataacttaaaaatattttgaatcgCGTCTTCAGATTTATTGGGGATTCTTCATTTTTTTGGAACGTCACAATCATAATATTAGTATAATAATATgcgtatatatataaaacttttACAAATATGTGGGTGCATTCGTTTGGGTGAGCTCTTCGTGCCTTCGATTACAATAATTTCGGTATTGCGCGTGAAATAAGGAAAATCGGCTCGTTGGTCATCTGAGGATGTGTGGTCAATGCTTAAAGTTTTGATTGGGGCCAAGAACCGAGGAATTCGGAACTTAATTGCCAGACTTAAAAGTAAGTTACTTTAATGTTGCGCCCAT
This genomic interval carries:
- the LOC119553243 gene encoding uncharacterized protein LOC119553243, with product MPESDVTKMKVADLKRELKLRGLTVNGNKTELQDRLQTALLEGDISLEDSAIADAIDDDDVSLTDEDEHKLLGDENDDELLKSPVSTPTTVAIPELLAEDKTATDAAPAGPAKKIVLKRNNSQQSTGTAASTGTTPSKENEAPATTAGDSTEETPTKKHKPIVVGPKTEGEKPSGDKKLTQLTAQERLELRAKKFGITPVASPAVSTAASTVAAAINKSSSASITANKGNKETEEQQKEALKRRAERFGCVVPDKAPKAATDDRLQKRKERFGAGAAAAVAAASEATSTATTTGSKDAWSEKARARLERFKIAPAAEATK